In one Thermococcus sp. 2319x1 genomic region, the following are encoded:
- a CDS encoding DEAD/DEAH box helicase — protein MHPLLKRAIEEKFGSLNELQMRAFEEVSSGKSVLIVAPTGSGKTEAAVLPVFNAILEEKLYPISVIYIAPLKALNRDLLDRLLWWGKRLGLNVEVRHGDTSSYRKAQQVKKPPHMLIITPETLGVILTMKSFRKVLKNVRFVVVDEIVELVDNKRGVQLSLALERLAELADFQRIGLSATVGNEEEIKAWLKAESIVKPPIEKGYKIKVLFPQPDEKDLELARNLSIPLDVATRLRVLWEIIEKHERALIFTNTRQFAEILAHRLKAWGKPVEVHHGSLSREARISAERALKEGKIKALVCTSSMELGIDIGDVDVVIQYMSPRQVNRVIQRIGRAKHRAGEVSEGYIIATNIEDYLESLVIAQRALEGKLEAVKPYENALDVLGHFVVGLLIEHRRLPKETPFEIAKKAYPYRNLRWEEYGEVLNMLSEARLIGYDEERSLLYLRRGAYQYYYENLSTIPDEISYRVFDIKSGRIIGRLDESFVMNLEEGVEFIMHGRSWILLGIDGESRLLKVRESESLESAVPSWEGEMIPVPFEVAQDVGRLKRELLFDFNSGRALISRVDFKDEELELALSILKKQEPLGSDRDIGIESLPKALVIHADFGNRANEAIGRFLLAFLATKYGKVFSMKAQAHAIVVNSPFQLNPDEVKECLLHDARALPFVLSKAVRDSPAYRWRMLNVAKRIGVLRREARIRKIELLFEGTVIEKETLNELFHDKLDVEKAEEILKSIKNGKIRIRGILRREPSPLALPNLSVGGEFLVSGELEKDEILMLFKERLLNTEVALICTNCGWKSTTKVLRLKNRLDYLHCPKCSSRMVAVAHPIDAELFISALKKLRKGEKLEKEEESAYRRLIKASDLLKAYGFDAVLALASYGVGPDTAARILSQYKGEALLAALLEAERRYIRTRKFWKE, from the coding sequence ATGCATCCCCTTTTAAAAAGGGCCATAGAAGAGAAGTTCGGGAGCCTTAATGAGCTCCAGATGAGGGCTTTTGAGGAGGTTAGCTCTGGAAAAAGCGTTTTAATCGTAGCTCCCACCGGAAGCGGAAAAACCGAGGCCGCTGTACTTCCAGTTTTTAACGCAATTTTAGAGGAAAAGCTATACCCCATCTCCGTCATCTATATAGCCCCTTTAAAGGCTCTTAACAGGGACTTGCTGGACAGATTGCTTTGGTGGGGAAAGAGACTGGGGCTTAACGTGGAGGTGAGGCATGGGGATACCTCCTCCTACAGAAAGGCACAGCAGGTGAAAAAGCCTCCCCACATGCTCATCATAACCCCCGAAACCCTTGGAGTAATCCTCACGATGAAGTCTTTTCGAAAAGTCCTCAAAAACGTTAGATTTGTGGTGGTAGATGAGATAGTGGAGCTCGTCGATAACAAGAGGGGTGTCCAGCTTAGCTTGGCCCTTGAGAGGCTTGCTGAGCTTGCAGATTTTCAGAGGATTGGTCTTTCGGCAACCGTTGGGAACGAAGAGGAGATTAAGGCTTGGCTCAAGGCGGAGAGCATTGTCAAACCACCAATTGAAAAGGGTTACAAAATTAAAGTCCTCTTTCCGCAGCCCGATGAAAAAGACCTTGAACTTGCTAGGAACCTAAGTATTCCCCTTGATGTTGCCACAAGGTTAAGGGTTCTCTGGGAGATAATAGAAAAGCATGAAAGAGCCCTGATCTTCACAAACACGAGACAGTTCGCTGAGATTCTCGCTCACCGATTGAAAGCATGGGGCAAGCCAGTAGAAGTCCATCACGGCAGCCTTTCACGAGAAGCGAGGATAAGTGCCGAGAGGGCTTTAAAAGAAGGCAAGATAAAAGCCCTTGTGTGCACATCTTCCATGGAGCTTGGAATTGATATCGGGGATGTGGACGTTGTAATCCAATATATGAGCCCAAGACAGGTAAACAGGGTTATTCAGAGAATAGGCAGAGCAAAGCACAGGGCGGGGGAAGTTAGTGAAGGCTATATAATCGCCACAAACATTGAGGATTACCTCGAAAGCCTTGTAATAGCCCAGAGGGCACTTGAAGGGAAGCTCGAGGCTGTGAAGCCATATGAAAACGCCCTTGATGTTCTCGGTCATTTTGTTGTGGGACTCCTAATAGAGCACAGGAGACTGCCTAAGGAAACCCCTTTTGAGATCGCAAAGAAAGCTTATCCCTACAGGAATCTGAGGTGGGAAGAATACGGCGAAGTTTTAAACATGCTGAGCGAGGCACGTTTAATCGGTTATGATGAGGAAAGAAGCCTTCTCTATTTGAGGAGAGGGGCTTATCAGTATTACTATGAGAACCTTTCCACGATTCCCGATGAAATCAGCTACAGGGTTTTTGACATAAAAAGCGGGCGGATAATTGGCCGCTTGGATGAGAGCTTCGTGATGAATCTCGAGGAAGGGGTGGAGTTTATAATGCATGGCAGAAGCTGGATTTTGCTGGGCATTGATGGGGAGTCAAGGCTGTTGAAGGTAAGGGAGAGCGAGAGTCTGGAAAGCGCTGTGCCGAGCTGGGAGGGGGAGATGATACCTGTCCCCTTTGAAGTGGCCCAAGACGTTGGAAGGCTAAAAAGGGAGCTTCTTTTCGATTTTAACTCCGGCAGGGCTCTTATCTCTAGGGTCGATTTCAAAGATGAGGAACTTGAACTTGCCCTTTCAATTCTAAAGAAGCAGGAACCTTTGGGCAGTGACAGAGACATTGGAATAGAATCCCTCCCTAAGGCGTTAGTTATCCACGCAGATTTTGGAAACAGAGCTAACGAAGCCATCGGAAGGTTTCTTTTAGCTTTTTTGGCGACAAAATACGGGAAGGTCTTCTCCATGAAGGCGCAGGCTCATGCAATAGTTGTTAATTCGCCCTTCCAGCTCAATCCGGATGAGGTTAAGGAGTGCCTTCTCCATGATGCGAGAGCACTTCCGTTTGTTCTTTCTAAGGCGGTGAGAGACAGCCCGGCTTACAGATGGAGAATGCTGAATGTAGCGAAAAGGATTGGAGTGTTGAGGAGAGAGGCGAGAATAAGAAAAATTGAGTTGCTCTTTGAGGGGACTGTAATTGAAAAAGAAACATTAAATGAGCTTTTCCATGATAAGCTCGATGTGGAGAAGGCCGAAGAGATTTTAAAATCCATTAAGAATGGAAAAATCCGGATAAGGGGAATTTTAAGGAGAGAACCTTCACCCCTTGCTCTCCCCAACTTAAGCGTTGGCGGAGAGTTTTTGGTCAGTGGGGAGCTTGAGAAAGACGAGATACTGATGCTGTTTAAGGAAAGGCTTCTCAACACGGAAGTTGCGCTAATATGCACCAACTGCGGGTGGAAGAGCACCACTAAAGTTCTGCGCTTAAAGAACCGTTTGGATTATCTTCACTGCCCTAAGTGCTCCTCCAGAATGGTTGCCGTTGCTCATCCGATAGACGCTGAACTGTTTATTTCAGCATTGAAAAAGCTTAGGAAGGGGGAGAAGCTTGAAAAAGAAGAGGAAAGCGCCTACAGGAGATTAATAAAGGCGAGCGACCTGCTCAAGGCTTACGGTTTTGATGCCGTTTTGGCACTGGCAAGTTATGGGGTGGGACCGGATACGGCTGCAAGAATTTTAAGTCAATATAAGGGGGAAGCGCTTTTGGCTGCTCTCTTGGAAGCCGAGAGGAGGTATATAAGGACAAGAAAGTTCTGGAAAGAGTAG
- a CDS encoding alpha/beta hydrolase, giving the protein MKGTLYKFFGALFLLLIILYAIPIPSTGQNVEEISLPESKFIEVCGLRVHYVEKPGESNLLLLHGFGASTFSWRYLLESDLGVRVVAFDRPGFGLTERKNPKELPCNPYSPEGAAELTLELMNKLGMEKATLVGHSAGAGIALLVAIKAPERVEKLVLVAPAWEARNQGRLQKFLFSLPWTEKYFPLVLRLSVGRLENILENAWYNKTKLTDEVREGYKKPLKAKDWDKGLFWVTKYSSYPDITEDLSTLSIPALIVHGREDAIVPLKSGEKLHQILPNSKLVVMEKCGHLPHEEKPKEFLDILEEFLKT; this is encoded by the coding sequence TTGAAAGGGACACTCTACAAATTTTTTGGTGCCCTCTTTTTGCTTCTGATCATTCTCTATGCAATTCCAATTCCAAGCACCGGGCAGAACGTAGAGGAGATATCACTTCCAGAGAGCAAATTCATTGAGGTATGCGGGCTAAGGGTTCACTATGTGGAGAAACCCGGTGAGAGCAACCTGCTTCTTTTGCATGGCTTTGGTGCCAGTACGTTTTCTTGGAGATACCTGCTCGAAAGTGACTTAGGAGTTAGGGTAGTGGCATTTGATCGCCCAGGTTTCGGGCTCACGGAAAGAAAAAATCCGAAAGAATTGCCCTGTAATCCCTATTCTCCCGAGGGAGCCGCGGAGCTGACTTTAGAGCTGATGAATAAACTTGGAATGGAAAAAGCCACTTTGGTGGGACATTCTGCCGGTGCCGGGATAGCCCTCTTGGTAGCCATAAAAGCCCCAGAAAGGGTAGAAAAACTTGTCCTCGTGGCTCCTGCATGGGAGGCAAGAAATCAGGGCCGCCTTCAGAAGTTCTTATTTTCCCTTCCGTGGACAGAAAAGTACTTTCCTTTAGTCCTTCGGCTTTCTGTTGGAAGACTTGAGAACATACTCGAAAATGCATGGTACAACAAAACCAAACTTACCGATGAAGTCCGGGAAGGGTATAAGAAGCCACTGAAGGCTAAAGACTGGGACAAAGGGCTTTTCTGGGTGACCAAATACAGCAGCTATCCGGATATAACCGAAGACCTCAGCACTCTAAGCATTCCCGCCCTAATAGTCCACGGCAGGGAAGATGCGATAGTACCACTGAAGAGCGGAGAAAAGCTGCATCAGATTCTCCCAAACTCCAAGCTGGTCGTGATGGAGAAATGCGGGCATTTGCCACATGAAGAAAAGCCAAAAGAGTTTTTGGACATCTTAGAGGAATTTTTGAAAACTTGA